Proteins encoded in a region of the Helicobacter sp. MIT 21-1697 genome:
- a CDS encoding TonB-dependent receptor domain-containing protein, whose protein sequence is MSKIYASMGAAMLLGTFVCADTLSESAASERANTSGGIIENKRVLPKSVVKAVFSKDLQSTTNITWQGKDTILHSGDIAKSMLQIPGFSMTRKGGGGSEVIFRSSAASRLPIFLNSGVLNGACGGRMDTTTTYIFPENYNSITFLKGPQDVRYGALISGGLLFERDILRLEKGSFNADASAMYGSFHRFDMNVNALAGGKYGSLQAIVSHYESADYRAGDNAIVHSAYNRESASIIGTLTPTSSTAIEFDIDVGRGWASYADRAMDARTFDRISYNLALQQHINDTFDRLDVRLWHNAIDHIMDNFSHRPPKAMPNGNLYNMSNPKRTNTGGRVEGRFYFGESVELYVGSNYNHDAHEIRMGGGGALQDANNVLSQKYNPNFTFTNLGFFTQGQYHSQSNFGIAFGARYDYLTTERKQRGTMQSAAEDKNNLASAFVRYEHYLDKSTFYVGVGTAQRGADFWEVNKTGGMALKPETNVQLDIGLTYQDNVFKGKISTYASHIANYIVLDYTQTNVAAFNTNAMLMGGEIEAEAIAWEVLHFYSSLAYTYGMNLSSQQGLQSHSPLPQVAPLQAQVSSFYESGNWLLRLDVIANAAQHRYALNYGNVIGRDYGNSKGFALLNLYGGYKSKYFMLLAGVDNLTNTLYAYHLSKNGIDIGALNIIPTQRIYEPGRSIWAKIRVYF, encoded by the coding sequence ATGAGCAAGATTTATGCTTCTATGGGAGCAGCTATGTTGTTAGGGACTTTTGTTTGTGCAGATACTTTATCAGAATCTGCTGCGAGTGAGCGAGCAAACACAAGCGGAGGCATAATTGAAAATAAACGCGTATTGCCCAAATCTGTGGTCAAGGCGGTTTTTAGCAAAGATTTACAATCTACAACAAATATCACTTGGCAGGGCAAAGATACGATTTTGCACAGCGGTGATATAGCCAAATCAATGCTGCAAATACCCGGATTCTCTATGACGCGCAAAGGTGGTGGAGGAAGCGAGGTAATATTCCGCTCATCAGCTGCTTCAAGATTGCCTATTTTCTTAAATAGTGGCGTGCTCAATGGCGCGTGTGGTGGGCGTATGGATACAACTACGACTTATATTTTTCCAGAAAATTACAATTCTATTACCTTTCTTAAAGGTCCTCAAGATGTGCGATATGGCGCACTTATAAGCGGTGGTTTGTTGTTTGAACGCGATATACTAAGGCTTGAGAAAGGAAGTTTTAATGCTGATGCAAGTGCAATGTATGGGAGTTTTCATCGTTTTGATATGAATGTAAATGCTTTGGCTGGAGGGAAGTATGGCTCTTTGCAGGCGATAGTTTCACATTATGAATCTGCAGATTATCGCGCTGGAGATAACGCAATCGTGCATTCGGCTTACAATAGAGAATCCGCAAGCATTATAGGCACACTCACGCCTACTTCAAGCACAGCGATTGAGTTTGATATTGATGTGGGGCGAGGCTGGGCTTCTTATGCAGATAGAGCAATGGACGCGAGGACATTTGATAGAATATCCTATAATCTTGCCTTGCAGCAGCATATTAATGATACTTTTGATAGGCTTGATGTGCGGCTTTGGCATAATGCCATAGATCATATTATGGATAATTTTTCACATCGCCCCCCAAAAGCTATGCCAAATGGGAATCTTTACAATATGAGTAACCCAAAACGCACCAATACAGGCGGGAGGGTAGAGGGGAGATTCTATTTTGGGGAGAGCGTGGAGCTGTATGTAGGGAGTAATTATAACCACGATGCGCACGAGATTCGTATGGGTGGTGGAGGGGCTTTACAAGATGCCAATAATGTGCTTTCCCAAAAATATAATCCAAATTTTACTTTTACAAACCTTGGGTTTTTCACGCAAGGGCAGTATCATTCACAATCAAACTTTGGCATAGCTTTTGGTGCAAGATATGATTATTTGACAACAGAGCGAAAGCAACGAGGAACAATGCAGAGTGCAGCAGAGGATAAAAATAACCTCGCAAGTGCCTTTGTGCGTTATGAGCATTATTTGGATAAATCTACATTTTATGTGGGTGTTGGCACAGCACAAAGAGGAGCTGATTTTTGGGAAGTAAATAAGACAGGAGGAATGGCACTCAAGCCTGAAACAAATGTCCAACTTGATATAGGGCTTACCTATCAAGATAATGTGTTTAAGGGTAAGATTTCAACTTATGCTTCGCATATTGCAAATTATATAGTGTTAGATTATACGCAAACAAATGTAGCGGCTTTTAATACTAATGCTATGCTTATGGGTGGAGAGATTGAGGCGGAGGCTATTGCTTGGGAGGTTTTGCATTTTTATAGCTCTCTTGCTTATACTTATGGTATGAATCTAAGTAGCCAACAAGGCTTGCAATCTCATTCGCCACTCCCACAAGTAGCGCCGCTTCAAGCGCAAGTCTCAAGCTTTTATGAAAGCGGTAATTGGCTTTTGCGCCTTGATGTCATAGCAAATGCGGCACAACACCGCTATGCGTTGAATTATGGTAATGTGATAGGACGCGATTATGGTAACTCTAAGGGTTTTGCGCTTTTAAATCTGTATGGTGGCTATAAGAGTAAATATTTTATGCTTCTTGCAGGAGTGGATAATCTCACAAATACGCTCTATGCGTATCATTTGTCTAAAAATGGCATAGATATTGGTGCGTTAAATATCATTCCCACACAGAGAATCTATGAACCCGGACGAAGTATATGGGCAAAAATAAGAGTGTATTTTTAA
- the metK gene encoding methionine adenosyltransferase — translation MKKSFLFTSESVTEGHPDKMADQISDAVLDYIIERDKNARVACETLVSNGFCVIAGELKTSVYAPMQEIARKVVQEIGYTDALYGFDYRSAAVLNGIGEQSPDINQGVDREDGEIGAGDQGLMFGYACKETPSLMPLPIWLSHRLTEGLAQKRKDGTLPFLRPDGKSQVTVRYEDGKPVSIDTIVISTQHSPETQQSHLKDAVIEEIVQKVLPKEYLNDNIRYFVNPTGKFVIGGPQGDAGLTGRKIIVDTYGGSCPHGGGAFSGKDPSKVDRSAAYAARYVAKNLVASGVCDKAIVQVAYAIGVVEPVSILVDTQGTGKVEDSKLTQCVQKVFRLTPKGIIESLDLLRPIYRKTAAYGHFGRELSEFSWERTDKVEAIKDFCGIK, via the coding sequence ATGAAAAAATCGTTTCTTTTCACTTCAGAATCTGTAACCGAGGGACACCCAGATAAAATGGCTGACCAAATCAGCGATGCTGTGCTTGATTATATCATTGAGCGTGATAAAAACGCGCGTGTAGCGTGTGAAACACTTGTGAGCAATGGTTTTTGCGTGATTGCAGGTGAGCTCAAAACAAGTGTATATGCGCCTATGCAAGAAATTGCACGCAAAGTAGTGCAAGAAATCGGCTACACAGACGCGCTTTATGGCTTTGATTATCGCTCTGCAGCGGTGCTTAATGGCATTGGTGAGCAAAGCCCAGATATTAATCAAGGTGTAGATAGAGAAGATGGCGAAATTGGTGCAGGCGACCAAGGGCTTATGTTTGGCTATGCGTGCAAAGAAACGCCCTCGCTTATGCCTTTGCCCATTTGGCTCTCTCATCGCCTCACAGAGGGTTTAGCACAAAAAAGAAAAGACGGCACATTGCCCTTTTTGCGCCCTGATGGTAAATCACAAGTAACAGTGCGCTATGAAGATGGCAAACCTGTGAGCATTGATACGATTGTTATCTCTACTCAACATAGCCCAGAGACGCAACAAAGCCATTTGAAAGATGCTGTGATTGAAGAAATCGTGCAAAAAGTGCTTCCAAAAGAATATTTAAACGATAATATTCGCTATTTTGTCAATCCCACAGGCAAATTTGTCATTGGCGGACCACAAGGCGATGCAGGTTTAACAGGGCGTAAGATTATTGTAGATACTTATGGTGGAAGTTGCCCACACGGCGGGGGAGCATTCAGTGGCAAAGATCCAAGCAAAGTAGATAGAAGTGCCGCTTATGCAGCGCGTTATGTCGCTAAGAATCTTGTAGCAAGCGGAGTATGCGATAAAGCCATTGTGCAAGTAGCCTATGCTATTGGTGTAGTAGAGCCTGTTTCAATTCTTGTAGATACACAAGGCACAGGAAAGGTTGAAGATTCTAAGCTCACGCAATGTGTGCAAAAGGTATTCCGCCTCACACCAAAAGGGATTATAGAATCCTTAGACTTACTCCGCCCAATTTATCGCAAAACTGCAGCTTATGGACATTTCGGGCGAGAATTGAGCGAATTTTCTTGGGAGAGAACTGATAAAGTTGAAGCAATTAAAGATTTTTGCGGCATAAAATAA
- a CDS encoding DUF485 domain-containing protein codes for MKLSEKQQKALVRFSNFISFRNKISLILSLIILVCYYVFVLGVGLFPEVLGYRLGPSSITLGILAGIFLIALCIIATGLYTFLANTYFDKDQSEILEQLQENNVIESLKSGEIDYKEYGQIHRAKKEE; via the coding sequence ATGAAACTATCTGAAAAGCAGCAAAAAGCTCTTGTAAGGTTTAGCAATTTTATTTCTTTTAGAAACAAAATTTCGCTTATTCTATCACTCATCATTTTGGTGTGTTATTATGTCTTTGTATTGGGAGTGGGACTTTTCCCTGAAGTGCTAGGCTATCGTTTAGGACCTAGCTCCATTACGCTTGGTATTCTTGCAGGAATCTTTCTCATTGCACTCTGTATTATCGCTACGGGACTTTATACATTCTTAGCAAATACTTATTTTGATAAAGATCAGAGTGAAATACTTGAGCAATTACAGGAAAACAATGTGATTGAATCGCTTAAGAGCGGTGAGATTGACTATAAAGAATATGGGCAAATCCATAGAGCAAAAAAGGAGGAATAA
- a CDS encoding peroxiredoxin, with the protein MLVTKPAPDFTAEAIKADGTFEDSFNLYKNIGKNGAVVFFWPKDFTFVCPSEIIAFDKRVKDFEARGVKVIGVSIDSKEVHFAWRNVPINEGGIGAVTFPMVSDITKQISRDYDVLFNGAVALRGSFLIDKNKVVRHAVINDLPLGRNVDEMIRMVDAMLFVEEHGEVCPAGWNKGDEGMKANAKGVAEYLAKNANKL; encoded by the coding sequence ATGTTAGTTACAAAGCCAGCACCAGATTTTACAGCAGAAGCGATTAAGGCAGATGGGACTTTTGAGGATAGTTTTAACCTCTATAAAAACATCGGCAAAAATGGTGCAGTTGTATTTTTTTGGCCTAAGGATTTTACTTTTGTATGTCCAAGCGAGATTATTGCTTTTGATAAACGCGTGAAAGATTTTGAAGCGCGTGGAGTAAAAGTGATTGGGGTATCTATTGATTCTAAAGAAGTGCATTTTGCGTGGAGAAATGTGCCCATAAATGAAGGAGGGATTGGTGCAGTAACATTTCCTATGGTATCTGATATTACAAAACAAATCTCTCGTGATTATGATGTGCTTTTTAATGGTGCAGTTGCACTTCGTGGTAGCTTCCTTATTGATAAAAATAAAGTAGTGCGCCACGCAGTGATTAATGACCTCCCACTTGGACGCAATGTTGATGAAATGATTCGTATGGTAGATGCGATGTTGTTTGTTGAAGAGCACGGCGAAGTGTGTCCTGCAGGTTGGAACAAGGGCGATGAGGGTATGAAAGCTAATGCTAAAGGCGTAGCAGAATACCTTGCTAAAAATGCCAATAAGCTCTAA
- the der gene encoding ribosome biogenesis GTPase Der produces MKTIAILGKPNVGKSSLFNRLIKEHLAITSDVSGTTRDVKKAHFAISGVRVELLDTGGIDKAEGLFAKVSQNSLKAGQEADLVLYMVDGNLIPQDDDIAYFRAIQKTKKPLVLVINKVDNDKIKARAWDFACFGAEQMCFISVHHNRGLSILLEVIFECLALAKEQSLSENLRMQMGEDELDESLEEFLGILESQPKQSDESIAVGIIGRVNVGKSSILNALLGKERSVVSEVAGTTIDPVDDEMDIEGKRVRFVDTAGIRRASKIWGIEKFALMRTNKALAQSHIAILVLDASESFVELDEKISSLIPKHALGVIVVLNKWDKKHKEYKEVIKEFKHRFPFLAFAPVMTLSALNGRNIDKLKKEILKVYERFCFRIPTSALNDVIAQAVAHHHIPSEHGKIVKIYYATQYATHPPQITLVSNRPESLHFSYKRYLINALREQFDFEGVPIVLSVRGKNTKADSIEHNVEITQGEKMQYDEAQSKNIESKYAKHTQSGRKTPKSVSKDSKLNKKSKDRAKQEARTTKSKNTRFV; encoded by the coding sequence ATGAAAACAATCGCAATTTTAGGCAAACCCAATGTCGGCAAAAGCTCCCTTTTTAATCGGCTCATCAAGGAGCATTTGGCTATCACTTCAGATGTGAGTGGCACAACGCGCGATGTGAAAAAGGCACATTTTGCTATAAGCGGCGTGAGAGTGGAGCTACTTGATACAGGCGGGATTGACAAAGCAGAGGGCTTATTTGCTAAAGTATCTCAAAACTCCCTCAAAGCAGGGCAAGAGGCGGATTTAGTGTTATATATGGTTGATGGGAATCTCATACCTCAAGATGATGATATTGCTTATTTTAGAGCGATTCAAAAAACCAAAAAACCGCTCGTGCTTGTTATCAATAAAGTTGATAATGATAAAATCAAAGCGCGTGCGTGGGATTTTGCTTGTTTTGGTGCGGAGCAGATGTGCTTTATCTCCGTGCATCATAATCGCGGGTTAAGCATTTTGCTAGAAGTGATTTTTGAATGCCTTGCCCTTGCCAAAGAGCAAAGTTTAAGTGAAAATCTCCGAATGCAAATGGGTGAAGATGAACTTGATGAGAGTTTGGAAGAGTTTTTGGGTATTTTAGAATCTCAACCAAAGCAAAGTGATGAAAGTATCGCTGTTGGGATTATCGGGCGTGTAAATGTCGGCAAAAGCTCTATTTTAAATGCACTTTTGGGTAAAGAAAGAAGCGTAGTAAGTGAGGTGGCAGGGACGACTATTGATCCGGTAGATGATGAAATGGACATAGAGGGCAAAAGAGTGAGATTTGTAGATACGGCAGGGATTAGACGCGCGAGTAAGATTTGGGGCATTGAAAAATTCGCCCTTATGCGCACAAACAAAGCTCTTGCTCAAAGCCACATCGCGATTTTAGTCCTTGATGCGAGCGAGAGTTTTGTTGAGCTAGATGAAAAAATCAGCTCTCTTATCCCTAAACACGCTTTGGGTGTGATTGTTGTGCTCAATAAATGGGATAAAAAACATAAGGAATACAAAGAGGTTATCAAAGAATTTAAGCATAGATTCCCTTTTCTTGCTTTCGCGCCTGTGATGACACTAAGTGCGCTTAATGGGCGAAATATTGATAAACTTAAAAAAGAGATTCTTAAAGTGTATGAGCGCTTTTGCTTTAGAATCCCCACAAGTGCTCTTAATGATGTCATCGCTCAAGCAGTGGCACATCATCATATCCCAAGTGAGCACGGCAAGATTGTTAAGATTTATTATGCTACGCAATATGCCACACACCCGCCGCAAATCACCCTTGTGAGCAATCGCCCAGAAAGTTTGCATTTTAGCTACAAGCGGTATTTGATAAATGCGTTGCGAGAGCAATTTGATTTTGAGGGTGTGCCCATTGTATTAAGCGTGAGAGGCAAAAATACTAAAGCAGATTCTATTGAACATAATGTAGAAATAACACAAGGCGAGAAAATGCAATATGATGAGGCACAATCTAAAAATATAGAATCTAAGTATGCAAAGCACACACAAAGTGGGAGAAAAACACCTAAGAGTGTATCCAAAGATTCTAAGTTGAATAAAAAGAGCAAAGACAGAGCTAAGCAAGAGGCAAGAACCACAAAAAGCAAGAATACGCGCTTTGTGTGA
- a CDS encoding cation acetate symporter: MKKLILSLLSVNSLFGASIDFGGAKSDLNPMAIGMFLAFVLATLFITYLSNKKSQSASGFYTAGGNITGMQNGIAIAGDYMSAASFLGITALVFTNGFDGLIYSIGFLVGWPIILFLIAEKFRNLGKFTFADITAYRLDAKPIRIISAISALSVIVFYLIAQMVGAGQLIQVLFGLPYGVAVVLVGILMICYVVFGGMHATTWVQIIKAILLLAGASFMAIMILYLTKFDLHNYFSKAITHHPKGEAIMSPGTFLPDTISAVSLGLALMFGTAGLPHILMRFFTVKDAKEARKSVFYATGLIGYFYILTFIIGFGAIALLYGQPEFTNPDGSYNGPTNMVAVNLAAVLGGDLFLGFISAVAFATILAVVSGLAISGAGAISHDLFVNVCKDGKCDPTLEMRVTKIATICIGVCAIALGIVFEKQNVAFTVGLAFAIAASVNFPILLLCIYWKNLTTKGAFWGGLLGLVVVLTLVILSPSIWVKSFGFKSAIFPYDHPAIFTMPLTFIAIFIISKLDNSKRAKLDRAGFEAQDFRAQSGIGASEAVAH; the protein is encoded by the coding sequence ATGAAAAAGCTTATTTTAAGTTTATTGAGCGTAAATTCGCTTTTTGGCGCATCTATTGATTTTGGCGGTGCAAAATCAGACCTTAATCCTATGGCAATAGGTATGTTTTTAGCCTTTGTGCTTGCGACTTTATTTATTACTTATCTCTCTAATAAAAAGAGTCAATCAGCAAGTGGATTCTATACTGCAGGTGGGAATATTACAGGTATGCAAAATGGCATAGCTATTGCGGGCGATTATATGAGCGCAGCAAGCTTTTTGGGTATTACAGCTTTGGTTTTTACAAATGGTTTTGATGGGTTGATTTATTCTATTGGATTCTTAGTAGGGTGGCCTATCATTTTGTTTTTAATAGCTGAAAAATTCCGCAATCTTGGTAAATTCACTTTTGCCGATATTACAGCTTATCGCTTAGATGCAAAGCCCATTCGTATTATTTCAGCTATTTCAGCCTTAAGCGTTATCGTGTTTTATTTGATTGCGCAAATGGTTGGAGCAGGGCAGCTCATACAGGTGCTTTTTGGTTTGCCTTATGGCGTGGCAGTAGTGCTTGTGGGAATCTTAATGATTTGCTATGTCGTTTTTGGTGGAATGCACGCAACAACTTGGGTGCAAATTATTAAAGCGATTTTGCTTTTAGCAGGTGCGAGTTTTATGGCAATTATGATTTTGTATTTGACAAAATTTGATTTGCATAATTATTTCTCTAAGGCAATTACTCATCACCCAAAAGGTGAAGCCATTATGTCGCCCGGAACATTTTTGCCTGATACAATTTCAGCAGTTTCTTTGGGACTTGCATTGATGTTTGGCACAGCGGGATTGCCTCATATTTTAATGCGTTTTTTCACGGTTAAAGACGCTAAGGAAGCAAGAAAATCAGTATTTTATGCTACCGGCTTAATAGGATATTTTTATATTCTTACTTTTATCATTGGTTTTGGTGCAATAGCGCTTTTATATGGGCAGCCAGAATTTACAAATCCCGATGGTAGCTATAATGGTCCTACAAATATGGTTGCTGTGAATCTCGCAGCCGTGCTTGGTGGAGACTTGTTTTTGGGCTTTATTTCGGCAGTGGCATTTGCTACGATTTTGGCGGTTGTTTCAGGATTGGCAATCTCTGGAGCAGGAGCGATTAGCCACGATTTGTTTGTAAATGTATGCAAAGATGGGAAATGCGACCCTACACTTGAAATGAGAGTAACTAAAATCGCTACAATTTGTATTGGTGTGTGTGCGATTGCACTTGGCATTGTTTTTGAAAAACAAAATGTTGCTTTTACCGTTGGACTTGCTTTTGCTATTGCTGCAAGTGTGAATTTTCCTATTTTGCTTTTGTGTATTTATTGGAAAAATCTCACAACAAAAGGCGCATTTTGGGGCGGATTATTAGGACTTGTAGTTGTGCTTACTCTTGTGATTCTAAGTCCTAGTATTTGGGTGAAGAGCTTTGGCTTTAAGAGTGCAATTTTCCCCTATGACCACCCTGCAATTTTCACTATGCCACTTACTTTTATCGCAATTTTTATTATTTCAAAATTGGATAATTCCAAACGAGCAAAACTTGATAGAGCAGGTTTTGAAGCACAGGATTTCCGCGCACAAAGTGGTATAGGCGCAAGTGAGGCTGTGGCACATTAA